The Syntrophales bacterium genome has a window encoding:
- the cytX gene encoding putative hydroxymethylpyrimidine transporter CytX: MKEKGGLTGVSLFFLWFGAAVSVAEMLTGGYLAELGWKRGILAILLGHLVGTALLALAGLIGFRERLPAIASTRISFGKQGSYLISAINILQLVGWTAIMIIEGGAAMSSIAVSLYHFDHPVVMSFAIGALVGLWVFWGVRGFKVINTVAASLLLVLTIAMSVVIFTSPAGTMGVATGKGSFGMGFELSIIMPLSWFPLISDYTSLAKTKKGAVTAPFFGYFIGSCWMYFIGLAGALLFGSPDPTKIMLAANLGLTALAIIGLSTVTTTFLDVYSAGISLLNIFPKISDRVAALLFAIVGTLVALIFPMARYTDFLYLLGSVFSPLIAILLVDYFVVRQDNRKLRADGAATASLVIGISFYYLIKAIDLPVGATLTTIIFTALIHFLLRKWRKAAA; encoded by the coding sequence ATGAAAGAGAAGGGCGGGTTGACAGGTGTGAGTCTGTTTTTTCTCTGGTTCGGGGCGGCTGTTTCCGTCGCCGAGATGCTGACGGGGGGATATCTTGCGGAACTGGGATGGAAGCGGGGCATTCTGGCGATACTGCTTGGCCACCTGGTCGGGACCGCGCTTTTGGCGCTGGCAGGTCTGATCGGTTTCCGGGAGCGGCTTCCGGCCATTGCCTCGACGCGGATCTCGTTCGGCAAACAGGGATCCTACCTGATTTCGGCAATTAATATCCTGCAGCTTGTCGGCTGGACGGCGATCATGATCATCGAGGGGGGGGCGGCGATGAGCAGCATTGCCGTTTCCCTCTATCATTTCGACCATCCGGTTGTCATGTCGTTCGCGATCGGCGCTCTGGTCGGGCTTTGGGTATTCTGGGGGGTCAGGGGATTCAAGGTGATCAACACCGTCGCGGCCTCGCTGCTGCTGGTTTTGACGATTGCGATGAGCGTGGTGATTTTCACCAGTCCGGCCGGGACGATGGGAGTGGCGACAGGGAAGGGGTCTTTCGGGATGGGTTTTGAGCTTTCAATCATCATGCCGCTTAGCTGGTTTCCCTTAATCTCCGATTATACGTCGCTGGCAAAGACCAAAAAGGGGGCGGTGACTGCCCCGTTTTTTGGCTATTTTATCGGGAGCTGCTGGATGTATTTCATCGGCTTGGCTGGAGCGCTGCTCTTTGGCTCGCCTGATCCGACGAAGATCATGCTGGCCGCGAACCTGGGGTTGACGGCCCTGGCGATCATCGGGCTTTCCACGGTGACGACGACCTTTCTTGACGTCTATTCCGCGGGAATATCGCTGCTCAATATCTTTCCCAAAATCAGCGACCGGGTTGCGGCGCTCCTTTTTGCCATAGTCGGCACGCTGGTTGCCCTGATCTTTCCGATGGCCCGTTATACCGATTTTCTGTATCTGCTGGGCTCTGTTTTTTCGCCGCTGATTGCGATACTGCTCGTAGATTACTTTGTCGTGAGACAGGACAACCGCAAGCTAAGGGCTGACGGCGCAGCCACGGCTTCCCTTGTTATTGGAATTTCCTTCTATTATCTGATAAAAGCAATCGATCTGCCGGTCGGGGCTACGCTTACTACCATTATTTTTACGGCCCTTATCCACTTTTTATTGAGAAAATGGCGGAAAGCGGCGGCTTAA
- a CDS encoding NlpC/P60 family protein yields the protein MRARSGAKGAILCALAIVCVVTFAGCGAPSLRHVPEQPQRAIEKKELPRLGYTIQAGAFASAENAAAFTSRLKDSGLDSTYFVAREGLYKVRFGNFATKKGARDRAEQLRQKGVIEEFYIVSPEQYAVFQRDKRGDGYFREELARTARSFLGVRYLWGGESVETGFDCSGLTMTVYQLNGIVLPRNSRQQFAAGNSVEISSLQKGDLIFFAGVGSKVSHVGIYIGNDQFIHAPGRGKKIRIDTLEGDYFRRTLVGAKSYL from the coding sequence ATGAGAGCGCGTTCGGGTGCAAAAGGGGCGATTCTTTGCGCTCTGGCAATTGTGTGCGTGGTGACATTTGCCGGTTGCGGCGCTCCATCCCTCCGTCACGTCCCTGAGCAGCCCCAGAGAGCCATTGAAAAAAAAGAGCTGCCGCGCCTGGGATACACGATTCAGGCAGGGGCCTTCGCCAGTGCCGAAAACGCCGCGGCCTTTACCAGTCGGCTTAAGGATAGCGGACTCGATTCAACCTATTTTGTCGCCCGCGAGGGTCTCTATAAGGTTCGTTTCGGCAATTTTGCGACGAAAAAGGGGGCCCGCGACCGTGCTGAGCAACTAAGACAAAAAGGGGTAATAGAAGAGTTCTACATAGTAAGCCCCGAGCAATACGCTGTTTTCCAGCGGGATAAGCGGGGCGACGGCTATTTCCGGGAAGAACTGGCCAGAACCGCCCGGAGCTTTCTGGGGGTTCGCTATCTCTGGGGCGGTGAATCAGTGGAGACCGGTTTCGATTGCAGCGGGCTGACGATGACCGTTTATCAACTCAATGGCATTGTTTTGCCGCGCAACTCCCGCCAGCAGTTTGCGGCAGGAAATTCCGTGGAAATTTCCTCGCTGCAAAAGGGAGATCTGATTTTTTTCGCCGGGGTGGGAAGCAAGGTATCGCATGTCGGCATCTATATAGGGAATGACCAGTTCATTCACGCCCCGGGAAGGGGAAAGAAAATAAGGATCGATACCCTGGAAGGGGATTATTTCCGCCGTACCCTCGTCGGTGCTAAATCGTACCTGTGA
- a CDS encoding antibiotic biosynthesis monooxygenase has protein sequence MILLIIRVEVSSTKRMELLQTIASLSGSIRLEKGCQRCDFGQSIENENSLFLLEEWDTHENLMTHLKSEHFKVIRGAMKLLKKPYEMVFYTGFHLDGIEEIYK, from the coding sequence GTGATTCTCTTAATAATAAGGGTGGAGGTTTCTTCCACGAAGCGCATGGAGCTCTTGCAGACAATTGCTTCACTGTCCGGGTCCATCAGGCTGGAAAAGGGATGTCAGCGTTGCGACTTCGGCCAGAGTATCGAAAATGAAAATAGTCTCTTTCTTCTTGAAGAGTGGGATACGCACGAAAATCTAATGACCCACTTGAAGTCGGAGCATTTTAAGGTGATCAGGGGGGCTATGAAGCTTCTCAAAAAGCCCTATGAAATGGTATTCTACACCGGTTTTCATCTGGACGGGATAGAGGAAATTTATAAATAA
- a CDS encoding HD domain-containing protein encodes MATPDFKAAADIVRRLKDAGHEAYFVGGCVRDFIRGKNPGDYDIATSARPEDVRKIFSRTIPVGENFGIILVVEKDRTYEVATFRTEEGYDDGRRPSRVSFATVQEDVLRRDFTINGLLMNPQTGEISDYVNGRHDIERQLVSTIGAPERRFAEDRLRMLRAIRFAANLNFQIDPDTFAAISSNAAAIKCISAERISAELTAILVGGGARRGMELLSDSGLLKEILPEVQALRGVLQPPVFHPEGDVWEHTLRMLALLPRPDGKADLRLAWGVLLHDVGKAVTRFEDERGVHFYGHDERGVEAARGILARLRFSNQDGETILALVREHMMFMNVTKMRMARLKRFLRMPDFDLHLELHRLDCLGSHGMLGYYEFCLQKMQEYPVEELRPAPLLTGKDLITMGFIPGPAFKEMLLTVEEAQLAGEIVDAGEAQEFVRERWGSGKAPG; translated from the coding sequence ATGGCCACTCCTGATTTTAAAGCTGCTGCCGACATTGTCCGCCGGCTGAAGGATGCCGGGCATGAAGCCTATTTTGTCGGCGGCTGTGTCCGGGATTTTATCCGGGGCAAGAATCCGGGCGACTACGATATTGCAACCTCTGCAAGACCCGAAGATGTGAGGAAAATATTTTCCAGAACGATCCCGGTGGGCGAGAACTTCGGCATCATCCTGGTAGTCGAAAAGGACAGAACGTACGAGGTGGCAACCTTCCGCACAGAGGAAGGCTATGATGACGGCCGCCGGCCCTCCCGCGTTTCCTTCGCTACCGTCCAGGAGGATGTGCTGCGGCGGGACTTCACGATCAACGGTCTGTTGATGAACCCGCAGACAGGCGAAATAAGCGATTATGTAAATGGCCGCCATGATATAGAAAGACAGCTTGTAAGCACGATCGGCGCTCCCGAGAGGCGTTTCGCCGAGGATCGTCTGCGGATGCTCCGGGCGATCCGCTTTGCGGCGAATCTCAATTTCCAGATAGATCCTGACACGTTTGCCGCCATATCGAGCAACGCAGCGGCCATCAAGTGCATCAGCGCCGAGCGGATCTCCGCTGAATTAACCGCCATCCTTGTCGGCGGCGGGGCGAGAAGGGGGATGGAACTCCTGAGCGATTCCGGACTCTTGAAAGAGATATTGCCGGAGGTTCAAGCTCTGCGCGGGGTATTGCAGCCCCCTGTTTTCCATCCGGAAGGGGACGTCTGGGAGCATACCCTGCGGATGCTTGCGCTTTTGCCGCGTCCGGACGGCAAGGCCGATTTGCGTCTTGCCTGGGGCGTTCTACTCCACGACGTGGGCAAGGCCGTTACCCGTTTCGAGGACGAGAGGGGCGTCCACTTTTATGGTCACGATGAACGGGGGGTGGAGGCAGCGCGGGGGATACTCGCAAGACTGCGCTTCTCTAATCAGGATGGGGAGACGATCCTCGCCCTTGTTCGGGAACACATGATGTTTATGAACGTCACCAAGATGCGGATGGCCCGGCTGAAACGCTTCCTGAGGATGCCCGATTTTGACCTGCATCTTGAACTCCACCGCCTCGACTGTCTGGGAAGCCACGGTATGCTCGGTTATTATGAATTCTGTCTGCAAAAAATGCAGGAGTATCCCGTGGAGGAACTCCGGCCGGCCCCGCTATTAACAGGTAAAGATTTGATAACAATGGGTTTTATTCCAGGCCCGGCGTTCAAGGAGATGCTCCTTACCGTCGAAGAGGCGCAGCTTGCCGGGGAGATTGTTGATGCCGGGGAGGCGCAGGAATTTGTACGCGAACGCTGGGGGAGCGGCAAAGCGCCCGGTTAA